A segment of the Myotis daubentonii chromosome 6, mMyoDau2.1, whole genome shotgun sequence genome:
CCCACTCAAAAACTTTAGGATTGGAAGCAGCTGGAATGGAGATAGGGCTCTGGCCAGGAATTCCAGACATCATGGTGGTGCTATAATGTTGATAAAAATAGGCACCACCCATGAGAGGTTGGAAAGAGGTGCCAGAGGCTGATGGCAGGAGCCATGGTGAACTATTGGCTGGAGCAGAGACACTGTAGAAATTGCAGACACCTCCTACATTGCTCTCCACAGGAAGAGAGCATTGCAGAGAGGTTGAAATTCCAAGGAAAGGTGGATTTTTGGAATTTTCCGTAGGGAACAAGAGGGGGGTGAAAACAATCAGAGATTGATAAACAATATGTGTGAAAAACAGCATATTTTAAGATTGCTGCTTTAAGCCCTAGCTgttttgattcagtggatagagcattggcctgcgaatccgggttcaattccagtcaagggcacaagcccaggttgcgggctcaattccccagtaaggggcctgcagaaggcagccaatcaatgattctctctcatcattgatgtttctctctctctccctccctcccccttcctctctgaagtcaataaaatatatatatcatgtactggtggggtccctcagcccgcctgtgccctctcataatccagcaCCCCTGGGTGGTGGGCGGATATTgtactgctggttttggcctgagggatgtagtagtgtacGAAGCAGCAGGTGgaccggggaggagcccgagccaggGCCTGGCGCTGAGCAGCTCCAGCTTGGTAGTGGTAGCACTGCCGcagtggtgggagaggctccttccACTGCAGCTGCTCGCTCTAGCCATGAGCCCAGGTGTCTGgtgcccatcagtcagctgagcggtgctcccactgtgggaacagctcctgcgttgagtgttttcccctggtggtcagtgcgtgtcatagtggctactcaactggtcattcagtcgtttggtcattcggtcgcttaggcttttatatataatatgaacACTTGAGCATAAATGTACACAATACCAAGTGGTGTGGCCCATAGATTGTTCTCTAGGCTAGAAGCAACCACTTCCTGACCTCTCTCACCCTTGAACCTGCAGTAGTATTGATTTGCATGCTCTTTCCTAGAATTAAAGCATTTTAGAACCTGGAGTCCTTAGAGATTCCCTGTTCTAACATCCTCATTTCATGAGTGAGGGAACTATGGCTGGGTTCTTTCCCTATGTTAGTTTGATTACCTGCTTCCATCACCGAAGCATCCCGACATCCTTGCCAGAGCTCTGCACATTACACTGCCCACATCTAGGAGCAATAGAACTTCTGATGCAGATGTCTGTTTGTCCAGGAGAAGACAGTACATCTATCCTCATGACAATCTTCCGTGTCTCATTTGCTGTGCCCTTCCCATGGTCTTCCTATAATTTTCATATAGCTCCATGCAGTTGGTAAACTTAAAGGGTCTTTCTTACTGTCTTCATGCCTGATTTCTGATCCTACCTCAGAATAACTATCTGAGAGTGAGTTTCTCAAGAAGTTAGGCACGTAGCAAATGTCAAAGCCTAATAAATTGACTACAATATGAAGTTCTGCTTCATACATGCAGTATCATAAAAGTAACTATTGCCTATTCTATTGTAGTGAATACTGTTAACCAGAAACAACACACAAGAGGTGATTTTGAGTAAATTCTTAGCCAGTACATATGGACAGAGGGGATATATCAGTAAAAATTGCATAACAAGCAGCACACTGCAATCACTGTTGATGTATATGTGCTTCCAATATATGCAGGCCAATATTTCAGTAAATGCTGGTTTAAGCAGGGAGCAGAGTAAGTGTAAAGGAATTCCATTATTGTATTCATTCGAGTTTCTCTGACTATTCCCTAGTAAGTAATAAATACTTAGtgtattagccatatatatatatttcaattaatataCCCTCataacaaagagaaaagaacagtTGAAAAGTATCATGAAGGTTTTTATATTTATCATAAAACCTAGATTATCATCTTCAACATCCAGGAAAGGGGTTGTATCCAAAGTCTTAAAGCCATTACCACTagatttcaatttaaaataaagttaatgtaGGAAGCCCCAAGAGAATCCACAAAATTGTTTTTTGAGAAATTAGAGATGTGGAGCTTGatgctctctttttttccttaagtAGCTATGACCTGAAATGAGGCAATGGCTGTGTATCAGTGTGCTCTCTGCGTTAGGAAGAAAATAACTTTGAAGATGAAGAGCATCTTTGACTTCGAACATACTAATCACACAAAGGATGTGTTCTTTCTGATTCCATTTAGGATATCTCTTTCTTTGAAagtcttagtttttttttttactagacaAAACATTGCCATagtttaaaaatcagaatgaatTAAAACACTGAAAATTCTGTTATTTCCAATGCCCTAGATAATCACCTTTCTTACTTTCTTGCATATAAGAAACATCatttctgaaatacatttttaaatgtttatattgcaAACTGCCACATGCCATCTGTGTTCAGAGGggcaataaaaaaacacaggCAACTGAATAGGATTGTTTTGATACACGGCTTTGGCTAGTGGTACCCTCCTCCAGCCTTACTTTCTTTCCTGTTCTAACAATGTAAGCATTTGCTGAGACCCGCATTACTTTGCCCTCGTCCGAGCTGATTTCACCCTCTactctttctgcttttatttaaaatctttggtTCCCTCCAATATTCCATTCCAAACTGCTCTTTTTGTTCTCATGAGCTCTTTCACGCTCTCCTTGTTAATTTTTATACTTTCCCCTCCTTCTTGCTTGTGTTTTTTCCTCCCTCTTGGTTCCTGTAGGCCTGTGCTGATGAAAAATGTTCtaatttttttacattgaaataGTTGCCTTCTTAGAGCCCAGTActctccatcctctctccctaTTTCCTCTGTTATCCTACTTTGGATAGAAACCTCCAAAACCACATGAATATTACCTTTTGAACAGCACTCAATTTGAAATACTAAACTTGAAACCTTGGTGGTGGGAGATCCTTACACATgagacattatatatatatgtatatttatgtgtatTGCTAGTTTTCTCCATGACTGAGGTTTTCTTCCTATTGCTGTTGAAACACTATCAAAAAGTCTGGATTTCATTGTCAACAGGAGTGTTCTTTAAAACTCCATATTAGGAAAGGAAGGGGTTAGAGTCCACAGCCAATCTAACATCCGAATGTAGCAGATGACGAAAAAACAGATTTTGTGAGAGAGTcaatgacttgtccaaagtcacattgCTAGTTGATGTCAAAATCTCAACTGAAATTAGGTCTGCAGACTTCTCAATCACTATTTCCCCAAATTATTCTATGCTATTTTGACTCTTGCTAAATTTAGGGGCAAACATCtaatgaaaaactttaaaaaggttCTTTCCTTACCTGACATGGTCAGAGAAGAAGAGCAAATATCAACTTTAGATGCAAGGGATGAGGATGTCTCAGTGGCTGAAGCCAAAGAGCACATGTGTCCAGTACAAAGGTCACTGGTCATACTGGCCACTGGCCACTGGTCACCAGTTACTGGTCACTGGACAGTTGCGATGATCCAAATTTATTTACAGACAACTCCATGGACACCCCAAGATTCTACCAGGTGGAGGTAGGTTTGGTGGGAGAATGATGTCACAAAGCAGGCAGTTTAAAGGGATGAGAGAGCCAATCAGGAGGTCAGGTTCCCAAGAAGACACGATTGGATAGCGGGAGCTGTAGGGGAGCTAAACCAACACCTAAATGGCTGAGCTCTAAGGACTCATGGGCTAGATGACCATACAGCTGTGATAGTCTCACTTTCCCCAGGCTCTTATGCTAGGGAAATAATGTCAATGTTTGTTATAGACATTCATGAATATAATTAACTACTAGTTGCTTATATTCTCCATATTATACTGTATAACATGTTTATCATTATATATATTGCTACTATCTTAGTGAGAATGGAAAGGGACATCTAGGTTGCACACTTACAGTTGTTCTGAAATCATACCAGTCCATCTCATAAGTGAAATTACTGTGGCTTTTGAGGAGCAAGGGAAGGGATTAAGGAGCTCTTTCTGTCCGTTGGTTGAGCAGTAAAATGAAGTTTCTTGAGTGTATTTTGCGCAGAATGATGTGGTCCAAGGCTCTTCTCGTGTAGTTTCTTCTCCTTGAATCCTACCTTCTCTGGGTTGGGCGGGGCCAGGCTATGTTGACTTGCATCTCCTACCACTCTCATTGTTTCTCCTTCTTCATTGTAGGCACTGTTTGTAGGTGGACAAGCTTTGATCTTGCATGCTGACACTCCTGGATGTTACTCCCTGTCCACTTCCAGCAGCAGGGTCTTCTTTGTAGTGTCTGATGCCTCCCCCAATGGGCTCTGTCCATTACAAGCAACGACCACAGAGCTAGGAGTCAGCTGACTGCCATCATTTCCTCTTCCAGCCTTTGGTTGCTCTTCTTCTGCCCGTAATTTGCTCCCTCTGGTTCCTTGGGCCATGTCGGCATCCTGCCATCCTGCTGTATTATATGCGAGAGGCCTTCACGATgttttcccttctccttctctcatAAAGTGGATCCGGTGTGGCAGTTACTGCAGTCTCCTCCCCCTTTGCAAACAGCCGCTGTAGAACTTTGGGCCTCCAGGATTCTCTGTCTGCCATGCTTGGGTGCACGGCCAGGGAAAAGTTACAAGGAGACTAGTTacagaaagacaaggacattCTTGGAGACTCGGGGACAGGCACAGTGAAATTGTACAGGACAAAAGAGATTCATGTGGATATTTTAGGTTCTGTGAATAATATGTTTACACATTTTGGTCTCATTTTGTATTAAGAGAACAGACAATTTACATGTATACACAAGTTATCTAGTGCAACAAATGCAAGGAATTTTGCTCACTACAATTATAAtcttcaatatattttcattttcttttatgtcaTATTAGCTCAGTTATATAAATCATTGGTGTGTTTGCAGAACAGAGATTGTCGTTATGCCGTGTGTCAATGCTctggttttgttcatttgtttttttcctagtcatactttttatttatttattcatctttattgttgtattagagatgtcccctttattttctattttgtctttccCTCCATGgaacccctccacccaccccacccctgccatccCGCCTTTTACCTTCACCACtccattttctgtgtccatgggctatgcatacatgcatacaagttccccaGTTCATcacaccacacccacacccccaccttccctctaaaTTTTGTCAATCCGTTCCATGCTTCTGTATCTCTAGGTCTactttgctcatcagtttattttgttcattagattccacatatgagtgagattatgtaatccctgtctttctctggcttatttagcttagcataatactctccaggtctatccatgctttgcaaatggtaagagttctttctttttttacagccgcatagtatttcattgtgtaaatgtaccactgctgttttatccactcatctgctcatggggacttgggctgttttccaaatcttagctactttAATTTGTGCTGATTTGAGCATAGGTGGGCATATATTcgttttgattggtgtttctggtttcttaggatttattcctagaaatgggatcactaggtcaaatgaaagttctatctttttattttttgaggaaactctttAGTGTTTTTCACAGTgactgcacaagtctgcattcccagcagcacccTAGTCTTATTTTCAAAGATTCCACCATGGTAAGACATATTGCATATTTCTCCCTTGACGCGTTTATCTTGAAGCATCATGAACTAGCTTGATCTCATGGATTTTGTGGAGAAAGTTAAAAGGGGTCTGTGAAAAAGGACATTGTGGTGAGTTATGCTGTGCACACAAACAAAAGGAACAGATGTGTACAGTCAGCCCAGTGTGGCCTGGGTTGCCTCTGTTGTTCTTCCCCTGGTTAGTGCTTTTCTCACTAACCCTCTTGTTACTGTGAGAAGACAGTGCTGTGTTGCTAACCCAGGCTTCTACaaggtggggaaaagtaggtttacagttgtgtgtgTGGAAAATAGTACAATTATGTATAAATAATCATACAACCATAAagtctgtgtttcccatactcaactgtaaacctactttaccCCATGCTATCTATGGATTAagctggcttgggggaggaagTCAATGGATCTAGTAGTTTCTCTTGATGGTAAGCTTTTAGGGTGCCTGGATCAATCCACCTTGGGCTTTTTACTTCCATTGTGTATGAAGTGTGTGATCCAAGAGGCCAAAAGGCCACAAGAAGATAGCTCCTATAGATGGAATCTCCAAAGCCACTTATTTCATTTGTAGGCCAACATTTCATCTtatgagatactagaggcctggtgcacaaaattttgtgcacttgggtgggcggtcccctcagcctggccagtgccctctctcagtctgggacccctcgggggatgaccacctgctggctgaggcctgctccctgggggattgggactaagatggcaatcagacatccctctggcagcctggcagccctcgggggatgtccacttgccagcggggagcagacctaagctgcagtcggacatccttagcgctgctgaggaggcaggagaggctcccaccaccaccgctgtactggcagccatcagcctggcttgtggctgagcagagctccccctgtgagagcgcactgaccaccagcgggcagctcctgcattgagcgtctgccccctggtggtcagtgtgtgtcatagtgaccagtcattcccagtctttctgctgtaagggtcagtttgcatattacccttttactatgtagcaggggtcctcaaactacggcctgcgggccacatgcaaatacaaatattgtaattGTTCCCGTTTCgttcttttacttcaaaataagatatgtgcagtatgcataggaatttgttcatagtgtttttttcaaactatactctggccctccaacggtctgagggacagtgaactagccccctgttgaaaaagtttgaggacccctgctatataggatagaggcttggtgcatgggtgggggccggctggtttgccctaactggtgtcccggatcagggtcggggtccagcttgggtgcctggccagactgggtgaggggctgatggctgttttcaggttgctcgcaccccctttagggtgggggtccccactggggtgcctggccagcctggatgaggggctgagggctgttttcagacgggccaagcctgcaactgaagctcccagtcactcctttttttctttttttctgtttattctgggatttatttaccttctgtaattgaaactttgttgcggatCCAGCTCctaggccggctggctgaaagcaggtacctggggtttgtttagcttctataagtgcaacattgttgcttagactggagctcagagcctggttGCAGCAGCCTGGGAACCTTGGCTagctccatcactggagcaagcaagcctcatgttcccttcagctgcctggcttccagccGCTATCTTTGctggcagataatttgcatatcgccctaattaggcaatgggaagcagagcagaggtatggttaattaccatgtttgtctattattagataagaagaGTTTTTTCAAAGATGGTGCATTCTTACCTGAGAAGAAATTGTGGGAAGTGTTGCAGTGTAGAGATATggcttaaaattataaattttttcaaGGCTTTCCCTCTTGGAATCCTGcattacattgccaaattcctgATACTAATATGTAATATGAGACTAACACTATGAGCTAAATATCTGCAATCCAAACCAGTCTCTCCTTTTCGGTATTCCCGTGGAAATCATGGGAATCCCTAGCTACTGCAGTTAGGGGGCTCGTCACCTGCGACCCAGTGTGCCTATTGCTCTTGCCAGTGGACATGGATGCTTCCCAGGATTTTTCTCTTGGGCTTTGCTCAGTTGATGGCGGTGTTTAGACAAGGTGGCATGTGCAGCctgggatcatgcaggaggcccTAGCTTGCCCTTCAAGTTAATGTTTAGGCTTCATCTGATGTTTGATCTCATGCACCAGGAGGCTCTGGATGCTGTGTTCTGAAATCCAGGTGGGCGACCTACGGCCACTTACAAATACTGAGGCCTTCGGAGACAGGCCTCCAATGGAGGCTTCACTCTACTGCATGCAGTGTGACCTCAGCCCATTACTGAACCTCTCAGGTAAAGCGACACAGGGATACTGGCCTTGCATGTTGTGAAGGTTACCTGAAGTGGTGTATTCGTGGGCCTGGGCCTAGGTGTGGAGTCAATGATAATGTATTTCCCACGTCCTGTCCTGGGTGGGCCTCCTACTGCAGACGTTCACTTCTGTAGGCCCCTGTTATCAGGTGCCCCAGGAGAACTCTAAGCCCGTGCCACTCATCTGGTAGATTTCCCTAATTTGTTCTCACTTTCCCCAACTACAATCATATATGCATAAGGCAACCCATACCATAGGAAATGTGTCCTGAATCTGTTTTCTGAAATACTTATCTAGTGGTCATGAGACATAAGGCCAACTTCCCAAGAGACTTTTTACATTTCTCCTGGTCAACCTAGACTCAGCTTCTGCCCTCTCAACTCTATTCAAATTTTCCTCTTTTAACACTAATCTCAGATCCTACTTCTCACTTCTGCTATACACCCACCTCCTGCTTCTCTTGATAAATCCATAACCTCTCCCCGTTTTTGGCCTTTCTGGCCATGGCTCAAGTTCCTTTCTTCCCACAGTGCTTACCCCTTGACCCTCATTCACCGATCCAACTTCCAATTCTTTCCTTATCATGCAGCCTTTGATCCTCATACCCACCAAAGAAAGAGCACAGTTAACAGCATCTCAAAACAcaacatatttctttattattaaatgCTAATTTATAATACTTATTCAATTTtattaagttataaaatatacCAAGATTGAGaaatttctatctatctatctatctatctatctatctatctatctatgatctatctctctctctattatctatctatctatctatctatctatctatctatctatctatggaaAAACAGCAGGTACCCAAATGCACCAGCACTCCCAGCATCTCCTACATCACATAGCCATAGTTCAGAGAAATGTCCATTTCTTTTTCCCTGTCAATGAAATGCTGCATTCCCCCCAATTTGGCAGCATTCTCACGCTCTAGCTGAGCCTTCCTCTTCATGGCCTCTCGATCTGGCCTCTGCTCATTTGTGATGGGTGTTGACATGGCTTGCCCCAGAACCTCAGATTTCCTCCATGGAATTGGTTGGAGGGCGAAATCCTGTAGTAGATAGTGGTTGTGAGGCCTGAGCGGAGTCCGGGGCTGGCTCACAGCGGAGTGAACAGGCTCCCGCTGGAAAGAAGCACAAGATGAGGTTTTGTAGGGCCCAGGCCTAGAAGCAGGAGGCTGAGGGGCACTAGGGCCGTCGCGGTTGTTCAGACCTGGTCCAGCTGAGTTGGCTGATACTGGCTGAGCTGATTTGGCAGGGCCTATCAGAGATGCAGGAGTTGGCAGGGATGCATTGACTGCAGCAGGCTTGGCAGGGTTGGTCACAGCAGGCCGACGTGGTGCCAGAGACTGTGGCCTGCGAGGAACAGGTTGAACTTGAGGCTTGTCCATGGTTGGGAAAACCAGTGGCACCAGCTTGACCTTCCCGGGAGAAGGCAGCTTGTCCTGGGATGGAGGTGGAGCCCCTTTGTCAGCACTTGCATATGGTTTTTGGGGATTGACTTGAGTTTTCCCAGGACCTTTGCCCTCGCGGGGAGAAACCAGCCATGGTTTGGTAGCTGGGCGTGGCTGGGGGCCTTTGGGGTTGCTTGAGTTTCCCAGGGCCCGCGAGGAAGACAGGTCAGCTTTCTCATCCCTCTTCTTGCCCAGTGCATGGAGAACCTGCACAGACTCCAGCATGTGCATACCAAGGCTGCTGCGAGGCTTTTTGACGGCCTCTTGTGGCAGCTCAGGgtgacttttcttcctcttcatcttGGGAATGGCTGGCTTCTCCTCTGCCTTGACTTTGTTCCCTGACTGCTTCCTCTCCTCAGCTCTCTGGGAGTagttttccttgtttcttttggTGTTTTCCTGCCCATGGCTCTTCGTATTGCTGGTCCTGCTGGCTGCAGCTTCCTGAGGTTTGCTGTTAGAATGCTTGGCCATGTTCGAAGGAGCCGAGCCACTAGCTGCAGCATTGCAAGGAACCAGTTCTCCCACAAACACACAATCTGGACTGTCGGGCTTGATCTTGGCCTTGGGAGCATCACTGATAGACTCAGAGGCTTTGTGTTTGATCTTCCTGCCTTGATCAGAGCGAGTCTTTCTGACACTTGACTTTTTCTGCTCTTCGTGCAACTTGAGGCCCCTGGTGTCTTTGGTTTTGATCACCTTGGGTCCTTGGGGCTGATCAAGGTCATCCAAGGAAGTGAAGACCTGTGGAAGGTGAATACCCTCCACCAGGGTGTCGATgtctgcaaaactgtcattagATTCAGACCCATTTTCAAGTGTCCCTTGGTCCTTAAGACTCAGGCTATTCTTTCCCAAACCAGAGTTGTCACAACCAGGCTGCTCCTCTTGGCCAAGGGGATCAGTGCAGGCCAGCACCTGTGGACTGTCAGGGACTTCTAAAGGGAGCAGTGGAGCAGCTTCGTTTTCTGTTGGGATCTGGTAGCCATTCACGTGCTTGGAAATCTTGGTTTTAATATTCTCCACATTCTTATTCTCTTTCTGTTCCTGGCTTGGAGCTGGAGGCAGTGCCAGGAGGTTCCTAGGACTCTGGACGAGGGGTGCCATTGACATGTCCCCACTCTGAGGTGGTGGATAACTCTCAGGTACCTGGATATGTCTGTTACTGCCGAACTTGAGGAATTCTTGAGTAGgtggtaaataaaatatttggcctGGAAGTTGCAATGCCAAGGAAGTCTCCGTCCCCAGGGAAGTCTCCATCACTACAATGGAATCGAGGGGAAGTTGGTCAGTCCCTGGCAATAAGATGCTCCCCCAGCACCACCAATGCAGCAGTCATGTGCCCTCCGACACTGGGAAAGGCATCCCTACAAGCTCTTTTGCAGGGTCATGAACAGCACCGTGTGCTAGGAGATAAAAGGCAACTGTTCTGGTTCTTCATGGTGACCAtttgatgtcattttttaaaggattttctttgcatttcacagggttgttgtaagtcaaataaaaaataaaagtgatttttaagaaatgtttctcATTCTCATATGGAACCCTTGTAATTCTCTCTACTTTCCTGAGTGAATGAAAACACTTCACACCAAGGACTAAGAGAGGGAATGGAGCTCTTCCGGATCAAGCCTATAAGCAAGGGGGGATAATAGCCTGTTTGCTTTGGACAAGATGTTGGAACACATGACCCTACATCCAGGTGCCAACTAAGGAAGTGATGGAACGTTAAGTGGGCGCTATCACAATAATGTACTGAAAGGCCTTAGAAAGAGACTAAAACAATAAATCAAGGGAGTTTATTGCGGCAGTGTAGTACAGGAGGACTCATCAGGCAGGGCAGTGGACAGTGTGGTGTCCCTTGGCATGCTCTTGGAGTTCTCCTACATGGAGCATCCATGGTTGTTAGTTTCTGACCTTCCCACCTCTGTCAGGTGTCCTCATAAGGAGTCTGACAATGGGGGGCATTGACTGAGGGTGGTAGTGGTTACAGTCACAGGACTTACATTCTAGCTGTCTGAGGACCCACCGCTTCCCAGCTGCAGAGTGACCCTAGCTTTGAATGCTGACCTTATTGCTCTTCCTTGTGACTGTTTGTACTCACCTTGAAAACCTGTCTTTGTGATGGGAtgaggaggcacagagaagtagATTCCAGAGGTGGAGGCTGGTGGTATCATACTTGTGGACTGAGCCTCCTTTAGCACCATGACCATCCCTGGGTCAGGGAcagaggccctgctctctgtgtaaGACACAGAGCCATAGGACTGCAGGTAGGAACCACCCTCTTCAGGGAGCAGAGGGTCCATTGTGCCTTGATTGTAGTAACACACATGCCTTCCCACCTGGTAGGGATGTGACAGGCTCTGTCCCTGAATGGGTGCCCCCTGAACAAGGTTGACAGAAAGTGATGGATACTGAGTAGCCATATTATAGGCATCTGAGGGTTTATCACACTGGGACGCCAGAGAAATAGAGGAGACAGTTGTGTCCTGGTCAGTGACAGTCACAGTGAAGTTTCTGAGTGATGATGACTTCTTTTCAGTGTCTCCTGTAAGAGCCCACTCAAAAACTTTAGGATTGGAAGCAGCTGGAATGGAGATAGGGCTCTGGCCAGGAATTCCAGACAACATGGTTGTGCAAGAATGTTGGTAAAAGTGGGCACCACCCATGAGAGGTTGGAAAGAGGTG
Coding sequences within it:
- the LOC132237643 gene encoding uncharacterized protein C2orf78-like; protein product: MAPLLSEEGGSYLQSYGSVSYTESRASVPDPGMVMVLKEAQSTSMIPPASTSGICYSVPPHPITKTGFQAPSQEQKENKNVENIKTKLSKHVNGYQIPTENEAAPLFPLESLAIHRCWPALIPLAKRSSLVVTTLPQGSKVINSKDTRGLKLHEVPKKSSVRKTRSDQGRKIKHKASESISDAPKAKIKPDSPDYVFVEEGVPCDAAAGGTALSNMAKHSNSKPQEAAASWTSKTKSHGQENTKRNKENYSQRAEERKQSGNKVKAEEKPAIPKMKRKKSHPELPQEAIKQPRSGLGMHMLESVQVFHALGKKRDEKADLSSSWALGKSSNPKGPQPRPAMKLWLNMTQNSKNPPFLGISTSLQCSLPVESNAGSVCNFYNASAPANSSPWLLPSASGTSFQPLMGGAHFYQHSCTTMLSGIPGQSPISIPAASNPKVFEWALTGDTEKKSSSLRNFTVTVTDQDTTVSSISLASQCDKPSDAYNMATQYPSLSVNLVQGAPIQGQSLSHPYQVGRHVCYYNQGTMDPLLPEEGGSYLQSYGSVSYTESRASVPDPGMVMVLKEAQSTSMIPPASTSGIYFSVPPHPITKTGFQVMETSLGTETSLALQLPGQIFYLPPTQEFLKFGSNRHIQVPESYPPPQSGDMSMAPLVQSPRNLLALPPAPSQEQKENKNVENIKTKISKHVNGYQIPTENEAAPLLPLEVPDSPQVLACTDPLGQEEQPGCDNSGLGKNSLSLKDQGTLENGSESNDSFADIDTLVEGIHLPQVFTSLDDLDQPQGPKVIKTKDTRGLKLHEEQKKSSVRKTRSDQGRKIKHKASESISDAPKAKIKPDSPDCVFVGELVPCNAAASGSAPSNMAKHSNSKPQEAAASRTSNTKSHGQENTKRNKENYSQRAEERKQSGNKVKAEEKPAIPKMKRKKSHPELPQEAVKKPRSSLGMHMLESVQVLHALGKKRDEKADLSSSRALGNSSNPKGPQPRPATKPWLVSPREGKGPGKTQVNPQKPYASADKGAPPPSQDKLPSPGKVKLVPLVFPTMDKPQVQPVPRRPQSLAPRRPAVTNPAKPAAVNASLPTPASLIGPAKSAQPVSANSAGPGLNNRDGPSAPQPPASRPGPYKTSSCASFQREPVHSAVSQPRTPLRPHNHYLLQDFALQPIPWRKSEVLGQAMSTPITNEQRPDREAMKRKAQLERENAAKLGGMQHFIDREKEMDISLNYGYVM